A region of Parabacteroides pacaensis DNA encodes the following proteins:
- a CDS encoding DUF2961 domain-containing protein has product MKNKENNRFNRFIRGFIIISSLLLAGADMPMFSQQVTSPPIIPVGLDAYRSWEQWPVQRIGARAYMRSTYDRSGGNESADASHFLYMGDEDHNYTLDIAGKGYLYFVRTNHWHGSPWHYIVDGNSYLIKETATDHPVKATERFDKTTFLPEASFPEPLAYTWSTTKGADLMWVPIGFEKSFQLAYSRTRYGTGYYIYHQYANEEYLSHPIRAWQMNQVPDPEVVRLLDKAGTDIAPKNCKKKTGTLKLGKEKLEFAHLRSRSSVRAIKFTLPLEKAIDLERIRLQITWDGRSEPSVDAPLCLFFGAGTFYNREQKEYLVKAFPVNIRFDYARKKVELACYYPMPFFRSAKFELAGITPSDTKIEYELRYEPYTLAPNQSSYFHATYKDFPVPEAGKDLVLLDTKGIEGAAGWSGNFVGTTFIFTHNGVLGTLEGDPRFFFDDSRTPQAQGTGSEEWGGGGDYWGGRNMTLPFAGHPCGIPDRKKATDEKDLIHSAYRFLLADLMPFGNRAVICLEHGAENLSYEHYETVTYWYGLPAPSLVLTDELNIGDEADERKHAYTSPQASRVETILSRYELGIDRFPTRIWGGVDTTKVKGFQAGKEIYPAHLEKGRHTQGSSEFTVKLRPDNYGVLLRRTLDYSFPNQKAEIYVADDRGGEWNYAGIWYLAGSNTCIYSDPRGELDKRFYRVQTSNRRFRDDEFLLPARLTQGKERIKVRVKFVPVERELYPGMPFPKENAWSELRYKVYSYILPELQ; this is encoded by the coding sequence ATGAAGAATAAAGAAAACAACCGGTTCAACCGGTTTATACGTGGTTTTATTATAATAAGCAGTCTGCTCCTGGCCGGAGCAGACATGCCAATGTTCTCTCAACAGGTAACATCCCCGCCTATCATCCCGGTAGGCCTGGATGCCTACCGATCCTGGGAGCAATGGCCCGTGCAACGAATCGGTGCACGAGCCTATATGCGCAGCACCTACGACCGTTCCGGCGGAAACGAATCCGCCGATGCCAGCCATTTCCTCTATATGGGCGATGAAGACCATAATTACACGTTAGACATCGCCGGAAAAGGCTACCTGTATTTTGTACGCACCAACCATTGGCACGGTAGTCCCTGGCATTATATAGTAGACGGCAATTCTTACCTGATAAAAGAAACGGCAACCGACCATCCGGTAAAAGCCACGGAACGGTTCGACAAAACTACCTTCCTCCCCGAAGCCTCTTTCCCCGAACCCCTGGCATATACCTGGAGTACAACGAAAGGAGCCGACTTGATGTGGGTTCCCATCGGCTTTGAGAAATCTTTCCAGCTCGCCTACAGCCGCACCCGCTACGGAACCGGATATTACATCTACCATCAATATGCCAACGAAGAATACCTGTCCCACCCCATCCGCGCCTGGCAAATGAACCAAGTACCGGATCCGGAAGTCGTCCGCTTACTCGACAAAGCCGGTACGGACATAGCCCCGAAAAACTGTAAAAAGAAAACAGGAACACTCAAGCTGGGAAAAGAAAAACTGGAATTTGCCCATCTCCGTTCCCGTTCGTCCGTAAGAGCTATAAAATTCACCCTCCCTTTGGAAAAAGCCATCGACTTGGAACGCATCCGTTTGCAAATAACGTGGGACGGCAGGTCGGAACCCTCCGTCGACGCCCCGCTTTGCCTCTTTTTCGGAGCAGGCACTTTCTACAACCGGGAACAAAAAGAATATCTGGTAAAAGCTTTCCCAGTGAATATCCGCTTCGATTATGCCCGGAAGAAAGTAGAACTGGCCTGTTATTACCCCATGCCCTTCTTCCGTTCCGCGAAATTCGAATTAGCCGGCATCACCCCTTCCGATACCAAGATAGAATATGAATTACGCTACGAACCCTACACGTTAGCCCCCAACCAAAGCAGCTATTTCCATGCCACCTATAAAGATTTCCCCGTTCCCGAAGCCGGAAAAGACCTGGTGCTACTGGATACCAAAGGAATAGAAGGAGCTGCCGGATGGTCCGGTAACTTTGTCGGAACCACCTTTATATTCACGCACAACGGAGTATTAGGCACGTTGGAAGGCGACCCGCGTTTCTTTTTTGACGATAGCCGGACACCGCAGGCACAAGGAACCGGTTCCGAAGAATGGGGCGGGGGAGGTGACTACTGGGGCGGTCGTAACATGACCTTACCCTTCGCCGGCCATCCTTGCGGCATCCCTGATCGTAAAAAAGCCACCGACGAGAAAGACTTGATCCATTCCGCCTACCGTTTTCTTCTGGCCGATTTAATGCCGTTCGGGAACCGGGCGGTTATCTGTCTGGAACACGGAGCCGAAAACCTTTCTTATGAACATTATGAAACGGTTACGTACTGGTACGGCTTGCCCGCTCCTTCGTTAGTCTTGACGGATGAACTGAATATAGGAGACGAAGCGGACGAACGGAAGCATGCCTATACCTCGCCCCAAGCCTCGCGGGTAGAAACCATCCTGTCCCGCTATGAATTGGGCATCGACCGTTTCCCTACCCGGATATGGGGCGGAGTGGATACAACGAAAGTGAAAGGATTCCAAGCAGGGAAAGAAATCTATCCGGCTCATCTGGAAAAAGGCCGTCATACCCAGGGAAGCTCGGAATTTACGGTGAAGCTGCGCCCGGACAACTACGGAGTCTTGCTCCGGCGGACCTTAGACTACAGTTTCCCGAACCAGAAAGCGGAAATATATGTAGCCGACGACCGGGGTGGAGAATGGAATTACGCAGGAATCTGGTACTTGGCAGGCTCCAATACCTGTATCTATTCCGATCCGCGTGGGGAATTAGACAAACGTTTCTACCGGGTGCAGACTTCCAACAGGCGTTTCCGTGACGATGAATTCCTGCTCCCTGCCCGGCTGACGCAAGGAAAAGAGCGAATTAAGGTACGGGTAAAGTTTGTTCCGGTAGAACGCGAGCTATACCCCGGCATGCCTTTCCCCAAAGAAAACGCCTGGAGTGAACTGCGGTACAAAGTATACAGTTACATACTCCCGGAATTGCAATAG
- a CDS encoding RagB/SusD family nutrient uptake outer membrane protein has translation MKTKNKTGLRLCAVLSGMIFLAGCSDWLDPKPLSIYTPETAFIDPRGLEAAITACDNHVRNEFFGDPAPLLTQYILSDLTAEGMNDNPGTCQNLDLTMTPSSAIEGGNQVAINWYWRDGYAGIKYANIVIARIHNTPFEKEEEKNAILGAAYFHRSYIYYWLTQLFGDCPFVGREVNTPKVDFYSTERDVILRKIKKDMEFAARWCKDDVQRGWVTQGACYHLLTKINLALGEFDDAIASASAVIDGGVYHLMRTPFGEIPKEQGSYLTGLGVVRDDVIARLHWPANRALAENKEVLYLVISNEDLTDSRKTSQTMRATLPFWSKTGANMVRTPDGKQGMTDSPKQEIDLVETFGRGIGRTPPTDYHAKEIWDDPKDLRHKKYNWMSMEDLVYNNKKSAGEYYGKPLQKYDAEGRALTADTICNWYGWPHYKLYSLDPKTSQPRGGACNYYVFRLAETYLLRAEAYVWKGDVAHALADINEVRTRAGCDPYRDPGKITIASVLDERARELYYEEPRCTELHRVSLLFARTGKPYKGKTYSMSDYGNNNFYYDWLMEKNNFYGKNIRSNNGQIYKISPYHAMWCVPQVGINANVDGRINQNYGYDGYEKNVPPLTAIEKEDDN, from the coding sequence ATGAAAACGAAAAATAAAACAGGGTTACGGCTTTGCGCCGTTTTAAGTGGTATGATATTCCTAGCCGGTTGTTCGGACTGGCTGGACCCCAAGCCCCTTTCCATCTACACCCCGGAAACCGCCTTTATCGACCCGCGGGGACTAGAAGCTGCCATTACGGCATGTGACAACCACGTAAGAAACGAATTCTTCGGCGACCCGGCCCCTTTGCTTACCCAGTACATCCTGTCCGACCTTACAGCCGAAGGAATGAACGATAATCCGGGAACCTGCCAGAACCTGGACCTCACCATGACCCCCAGTTCCGCTATCGAAGGCGGAAACCAGGTTGCCATTAACTGGTACTGGCGCGACGGCTATGCAGGGATCAAATATGCCAACATTGTGATTGCCCGGATCCATAATACTCCTTTTGAAAAAGAAGAAGAAAAGAATGCCATCTTAGGCGCGGCATACTTCCATCGCTCCTACATCTATTATTGGCTGACACAACTGTTCGGCGATTGCCCGTTTGTAGGAAGAGAGGTAAATACGCCTAAGGTCGACTTTTATTCTACCGAACGGGACGTAATTCTCCGGAAGATAAAGAAAGATATGGAGTTTGCCGCCCGGTGGTGCAAAGACGACGTGCAAAGAGGCTGGGTAACCCAGGGAGCTTGCTACCATTTGCTGACTAAAATTAATCTGGCACTAGGAGAGTTCGACGATGCCATCGCTTCGGCTTCGGCGGTGATAGACGGAGGCGTTTATCATTTAATGCGCACTCCATTCGGCGAGATTCCGAAAGAACAAGGCAGTTATCTTACCGGCCTGGGAGTGGTGAGAGACGATGTAATTGCCCGCTTGCACTGGCCGGCAAACCGGGCCTTGGCCGAAAATAAAGAAGTCCTCTACCTGGTGATTTCCAATGAAGACTTAACCGATTCGCGTAAAACCAGCCAGACCATGCGGGCTACCCTTCCTTTCTGGAGTAAAACGGGCGCGAATATGGTAAGAACGCCGGACGGAAAGCAAGGCATGACGGATTCTCCCAAACAGGAGATAGACTTGGTGGAAACCTTTGGCCGGGGCATTGGTCGCACACCGCCTACAGACTATCATGCCAAAGAAATTTGGGATGACCCGAAAGACTTAAGACATAAAAAGTATAATTGGATGAGCATGGAAGACTTAGTGTACAACAATAAAAAAAGTGCCGGCGAATATTACGGAAAACCTTTGCAGAAGTACGATGCGGAGGGCCGGGCCCTTACAGCCGATACCATTTGTAACTGGTACGGCTGGCCTCATTATAAACTGTATTCCCTGGACCCTAAAACATCGCAGCCCCGTGGAGGAGCTTGCAACTACTACGTCTTCCGGCTGGCGGAAACTTATCTGTTGCGGGCGGAAGCCTATGTATGGAAAGGTGACGTGGCACATGCCTTGGCAGATATAAACGAAGTCCGTACCCGTGCCGGCTGCGACCCTTATCGAGATCCCGGCAAGATTACGATTGCCAGCGTGCTGGACGAACGGGCAAGGGAATTGTATTACGAGGAACCCCGTTGTACGGAATTGCACCGCGTCTCTTTATTGTTTGCCCGGACAGGAAAGCCTTATAAAGGGAAAACTTATTCCATGAGTGATTACGGCAACAACAACTTTTATTATGACTGGCTCATGGAGAAGAATAACTTCTACGGGAAGAATATCCGCTCAAACAACGGGCAGATCTACAAAATAAGCCCTTACCATGCTATGTGGTGTGTTCCCCAAGTAGGAATTAATGCGAATGTAGATGGTCGGATCAATCAAAATTACGGCTACGACGGCTACGAAAAGAACGTCCCCCCGCTAACCGCCATAGAGAAGGAAGACGATAATTAG
- a CDS encoding AraC family transcriptional regulator, giving the protein MIPTLKKIEEGSNDIFQVLNENRDYFYPYWHYHPQYEIMLIEKSSGTRYVGDNISPFKEGDITFMGSNIPHLFRNHPEYFEATSRKRAKATVLYFSNEFVNSDLFKRREMVAINELLQLAGRGLLIRGTSRPEVARRLNKVVKGNGAERLIDFMSLLHFIASKAEYEVLSSLGFTHVLDKSDLSRLNRIFDYLLKNFRENITLDEVAGVAHMSPAAFCRYFRERTNKTLITFLNEIRIGHACKLLIENKNMNISEICFECGFNNLTNFNIQFKKLKNTNPLAFRENYNIPAG; this is encoded by the coding sequence ATGATACCGACATTAAAAAAGATAGAAGAAGGATCGAACGACATATTTCAGGTATTGAATGAGAATAGAGATTATTTTTATCCCTATTGGCACTACCATCCCCAATACGAAATTATGCTCATCGAAAAAAGCTCCGGGACCCGGTATGTAGGCGACAATATCAGCCCGTTTAAAGAAGGAGACATCACGTTTATGGGATCGAATATCCCTCATCTCTTCCGGAATCATCCGGAATATTTCGAGGCAACTTCCAGGAAACGGGCAAAAGCCACTGTCCTTTATTTCAGTAACGAGTTTGTAAACAGCGACCTGTTCAAACGAAGAGAAATGGTAGCTATTAACGAACTGTTGCAGCTTGCCGGGCGCGGACTTTTAATCCGGGGGACATCCAGGCCGGAAGTAGCACGCCGTTTAAATAAAGTAGTCAAAGGGAACGGAGCGGAACGATTGATCGATTTCATGTCCCTCTTGCACTTTATTGCCTCTAAAGCGGAATACGAGGTGCTTTCCAGCTTGGGCTTCACCCATGTCTTGGATAAAAGCGACCTTTCACGCCTGAACAGGATATTCGATTATCTTTTAAAGAACTTCCGGGAAAATATTACGTTGGATGAGGTAGCCGGGGTAGCACACATGAGCCCGGCAGCCTTTTGTCGTTACTTCCGGGAACGGACTAACAAGACGTTGATTACTTTCCTGAACGAAATCCGCATCGGCCATGCTTGTAAACTGTTAATTGAAAACAAGAATATGAATATCTCCGAAATTTGTTTTGAATGCGGTTTTAACAACCTGACGAATTTCAATATTCAATTCAAGAAACTGAAGAATACAAACCCGCTGGCTTTCCGGGAGAACTATAATATACCGGCAGGATGA
- a CDS encoding acyltransferase — MNQTQSNFSGKLSHPGKNRPATDGRIVWLDVIRLVAMLMVIGVHCIDPFYISPTMRANPEYTHWASIYGSLFRPSVPLFVMMTGLLLLPIKQQSLGKFYKKRIFRVLFPFLIWSVLYNMFPWFTGILGLPKEIIGDFFCYTQGHELQSLTDSLKNVAMIPFNFSHTENHMWYIYLLIGLYLYMPFFSAWVEKADKKTMRVFLFIWIVSLFVPYLKEYVAGCLFDRNGYVFGTDTWNEFGMLYYFAGFIGFLLLGHYVKQGNTWSLGKTFLICALLFAVGYYVTYTGFSTTAANPDATEMEMELYFTFCSPNVLLLTLSVFLLLQKVVITNPFLIKALANMTQCGFGIYMIHYFLVGPFFLVIGSSSLPIPLQVPLMTLCIFICSWAITALIYKLIPKQAHILVG; from the coding sequence ATGAATCAGACACAATCTAACTTTTCCGGTAAGTTGAGCCATCCCGGGAAAAATCGTCCCGCTACGGATGGCCGGATCGTATGGCTCGACGTAATCCGTTTAGTAGCCATGTTAATGGTAATCGGCGTACACTGTATCGACCCTTTTTATATTTCCCCTACCATGCGGGCTAATCCGGAGTATACCCATTGGGCCTCTATTTACGGCTCCTTGTTTCGCCCCTCTGTCCCTCTATTCGTCATGATGACCGGTTTATTGTTACTCCCCATAAAACAACAATCCTTAGGCAAATTCTATAAAAAACGTATTTTCCGCGTATTATTTCCCTTTCTTATCTGGTCGGTATTATACAATATGTTTCCCTGGTTTACAGGCATACTCGGGCTACCGAAAGAAATTATCGGAGACTTCTTTTGCTACACCCAAGGCCATGAATTGCAAAGTTTAACCGATTCATTAAAGAATGTAGCCATGATTCCTTTCAACTTTAGCCACACGGAAAATCACATGTGGTATATCTATTTATTGATAGGCCTCTATCTTTACATGCCTTTCTTTTCCGCATGGGTCGAAAAAGCCGATAAGAAAACTATGCGTGTTTTTTTGTTTATCTGGATCGTTTCTTTATTTGTTCCTTACTTAAAAGAATACGTTGCCGGCTGTTTATTCGACAGGAACGGTTATGTGTTCGGTACAGATACCTGGAATGAGTTCGGAATGTTATATTATTTTGCCGGTTTCATCGGGTTCCTTTTATTAGGCCATTATGTAAAGCAAGGCAACACTTGGAGCCTGGGAAAAACTTTCCTTATATGTGCCCTTCTATTCGCGGTAGGATACTATGTAACTTATACCGGTTTCAGTACTACCGCCGCTAATCCGGATGCCACAGAAATGGAAATGGAACTATACTTCACCTTCTGTAGCCCGAACGTGTTACTGCTCACCCTCTCCGTATTCTTACTATTGCAAAAAGTCGTAATCACCAATCCGTTCCTTATCAAAGCTTTGGCTAATATGACCCAATGCGGATTCGGAATCTACATGATACACTACTTTCTTGTAGGTCCCTTCTTCCTGGTAATAGGTTCCTCTTCTTTGCCTATCCCGTTACAAGTTCCCTTAATGACACTCTGTATATTTATTTGCAGTTGGGCAATCACGGCATTGATATATAAATTAATACCTAAACAAGCCCATATCCTGGTAGGGTAA
- a CDS encoding transketolase, giving the protein MKNTMFNSPLFPSFIKEMEQETNLQRKTAFLRIAAQKFRCDVFEMIYKRGNGHWGGSSSCAEILTTLYFHIMHTDPANPALETRDRFLLSKGHAAPMLYILLAYKGFLRIDELPSFRKMGSRLQGHPCLLTTPGIELSTGPLGHGISVGTGMALAARLKQHRYWTFVLVGEGCLNEGQSWEAILSAAKFRPPRLVIMVDYNKVQLDGPGEEIMPLEPLTDKLKAFRLNVSPKIYNGHKIEEILQSWEWAQQNQEEPCVIIYRTHKGKGVSFMEDKHRWHGSPIDEASYTKGKIELENDLITYYNELR; this is encoded by the coding sequence ATGAAGAACACTATGTTTAATTCGCCTCTCTTCCCTTCTTTTATAAAGGAAATGGAACAGGAAACCAACCTGCAGAGGAAAACCGCTTTCCTCCGGATAGCAGCACAAAAATTCCGATGCGACGTCTTTGAGATGATTTATAAAAGAGGAAACGGCCACTGGGGTGGTTCATCCTCGTGTGCGGAAATCCTTACCACCCTTTATTTCCACATCATGCATACCGACCCCGCAAATCCCGCCTTGGAAACCCGCGACAGGTTCCTATTAAGCAAGGGACATGCAGCCCCGATGCTCTACATCCTATTAGCTTATAAAGGATTTCTACGGATAGACGAACTGCCTTCGTTTAGGAAAATGGGAAGCCGCCTGCAAGGACATCCCTGCCTGTTAACCACGCCGGGTATTGAACTGTCTACAGGCCCCTTGGGACACGGTATCTCCGTCGGAACCGGCATGGCATTAGCTGCACGGCTAAAACAACACCGCTATTGGACTTTCGTATTGGTGGGAGAAGGCTGCCTGAACGAAGGGCAAAGCTGGGAAGCGATCCTGTCGGCCGCTAAATTCCGTCCCCCGCGGCTAGTGATTATGGTAGACTACAATAAAGTACAGTTGGATGGACCCGGAGAAGAAATTATGCCTCTGGAGCCGTTAACGGATAAATTGAAAGCCTTCCGGCTAAACGTCTCTCCTAAAATCTACAACGGGCATAAGATAGAAGAGATTCTGCAATCATGGGAATGGGCGCAACAGAATCAGGAAGAACCCTGTGTTATTATTTACAGGACGCATAAAGGAAAAGGGGTTTCGTTTATGGAAGATAAACATCGATGGCACGGTAGCCCGATCGACGAGGCTTCGTATACAAAAGGAAAAATAGAATTGGAAAACGATTTAATTACTTATTACAATGAACTCAGGTAA
- a CDS encoding transketolase family protein has translation MNSGKVTRNSDSIPVNTQNISVQKVYGLTAQETPKPAIQETYGLSMREAYGEELVKLGEEYPGLVVLDADVSSSTRSFLFGKKYPERFFNVGVAEANMADIAAGLALSGCIPVVNSFAVFLTLKATEQIRNVICYNRLPVVLVGSYAGLSDSYDGASHQSVEDLALMRAIPGLRVVVPADTEELRQALRQILKSPAPTYLRICRNRMPALPVPFQPLRLGKISKLKNGSDITLAACGITVPMACRAASVLSSSGISAEVLNISTLKPLDKETLLQSVRKTKRILVIEEHSIIGGLGSAVAETISREFPVFTDYIGITDTFTETGGYEELLNKYRISSQAIEAKAKELINKTI, from the coding sequence ATGAACTCAGGTAAAGTAACTAGGAATTCGGACAGCATACCTGTAAATACACAAAATATATCCGTGCAAAAGGTATACGGGTTAACAGCACAGGAAACACCTAAGCCGGCAATACAAGAAACATACGGGTTATCTATGCGGGAAGCGTACGGGGAAGAATTGGTGAAATTAGGAGAAGAATATCCCGGACTGGTCGTGCTGGATGCCGATGTCTCTTCCAGTACCCGGAGCTTTTTGTTCGGTAAAAAGTACCCGGAACGTTTCTTTAACGTCGGGGTAGCCGAAGCGAATATGGCAGATATCGCCGCAGGTCTGGCTTTAAGCGGATGCATACCCGTAGTGAACTCGTTTGCCGTTTTCCTTACACTCAAAGCCACGGAGCAAATACGGAATGTGATTTGTTATAACCGGTTACCCGTCGTGCTGGTAGGAAGCTATGCCGGGCTGTCGGATTCTTATGACGGAGCCAGCCATCAATCCGTGGAAGACCTTGCTTTGATGCGGGCGATTCCCGGCCTGCGAGTAGTAGTTCCGGCAGATACGGAAGAGCTAAGGCAAGCGTTGAGGCAAATTTTAAAGTCCCCGGCCCCTACTTATCTCCGGATTTGCCGGAACCGGATGCCTGCATTGCCCGTCCCCTTCCAACCCTTGCGCCTGGGTAAAATTAGTAAACTGAAAAATGGTTCCGACATAACCCTGGCAGCTTGTGGCATCACCGTTCCGATGGCGTGCCGCGCCGCCTCGGTATTAAGTTCTTCCGGCATATCGGCGGAAGTTTTAAATATCTCCACCCTGAAACCGCTGGATAAAGAGACGTTGTTGCAATCTGTCCGGAAAACAAAACGGATACTGGTTATAGAAGAACATTCTATTATCGGGGGCCTGGGAAGTGCCGTTGCAGAAACAATCAGCCGGGAGTTCCCTGTCTTTACAGACTATATCGGCATTACCGATACCTTCACCGAAACCGGTGGTTACGAAGAGCTGCTAAATAAATACCGCATTTCCAGCCAGGCAATAGAAGCAAAAGCAAAAGAGTTGATAAATAAAACTATTTAG
- the larA gene encoding nickel-dependent lactate racemase, giving the protein MDLAVKYGKEEILLRFPEDSIVYTPRYEKREHEALQYSLMHPTGGIPLSRLLKRRRKGKVVIVVSDITRPIPYQAFLPDLLHYIRKEGIGKEEIRLLVATGMHRPSTREEKIRMFGREVVDEYEILDHRAEDESQLVLLEKKSWSGATVKLNRAYVEAGFRILTGLVEPHFMAGFSGGRKAICPGLASLDTIRMFHGFTFLSSPHAANTILKDNPCHLENTSIARICPADFLVNIVLDQNKQLNRIISGDPFISHEAAVEYVKERSCRVVDFPADLVVTSSSGYPLDDTFYQCVKGFVNCLPAIKEKGEIIAIGNCTEGIGSNEYRMLMKEYSGRHTDFLKDIQDGLFFIKDQWQFQMHIRAIRKVGIGNLHFYTSHIPAEELAQLSVTGHCIAAVELREVLQREIDRAAFQHKRIAVFPEGGYCAPLSP; this is encoded by the coding sequence ATGGATCTAGCGGTTAAATATGGAAAAGAAGAAATCCTCCTGCGGTTTCCGGAGGACAGTATCGTGTACACGCCTCGGTATGAGAAGAGGGAACACGAGGCTTTACAGTATTCTCTTATGCATCCGACGGGGGGTATCCCTCTCTCCCGCCTGTTGAAAAGAAGAAGAAAGGGGAAGGTGGTTATCGTGGTGTCCGATATTACCCGCCCGATTCCTTACCAGGCTTTTTTGCCGGATTTACTGCATTATATCCGTAAAGAAGGGATTGGGAAAGAAGAAATCCGGCTGCTTGTCGCCACAGGCATGCATCGTCCCTCTACCAGAGAGGAAAAAATCCGGATGTTCGGGAGAGAGGTTGTGGATGAGTATGAAATTCTGGATCACCGGGCCGAAGACGAGAGCCAATTGGTTTTACTTGAAAAGAAAAGTTGGTCGGGCGCGACTGTTAAGTTAAACCGCGCGTATGTAGAAGCGGGGTTCAGAATATTGACGGGTTTGGTAGAGCCGCATTTCATGGCGGGTTTCTCGGGAGGCAGGAAAGCCATTTGTCCCGGCTTGGCTTCTTTGGATACGATCCGGATGTTTCATGGTTTTACATTTTTAAGTAGCCCGCATGCGGCCAATACTATTTTAAAAGATAATCCGTGTCATTTGGAGAATACGTCGATTGCCCGTATTTGCCCGGCTGACTTCCTGGTTAATATTGTATTGGATCAAAATAAGCAGCTGAACCGGATTATTTCGGGCGATCCGTTCATTTCGCACGAGGCTGCCGTAGAATATGTAAAAGAAAGGAGTTGCCGTGTGGTTGATTTTCCGGCGGACTTGGTTGTTACGTCCAGTAGCGGGTATCCTCTGGACGATACTTTTTACCAGTGCGTAAAAGGTTTTGTAAATTGTTTGCCGGCTATCAAAGAAAAGGGGGAAATCATAGCGATAGGGAATTGTACGGAAGGGATAGGAAGTAATGAGTATAGGATGTTGATGAAAGAATATAGCGGGAGACATACGGATTTCTTGAAGGATATCCAAGACGGGCTTTTCTTTATAAAAGATCAGTGGCAGTTCCAGATGCATATCCGGGCTATCCGGAAAGTGGGAATAGGGAATTTACATTTTTATACGTCTCATATTCCTGCGGAAGAGTTAGCTCAATTGTCGGTTACGGGGCATTGCATAGCAGCGGTCGAATTAAGGGAGGTTCTTCAAAGGGAGATCGACCGGGCAGCTTTTCAACACAAAAGGATTGCTGTTTTTCCGGAAGGGGGGTATTGCGCGCCGCTTTCCCCATAA